From a single Diachasmimorpha longicaudata isolate KC_UGA_2023 chromosome 13, iyDiaLong2, whole genome shotgun sequence genomic region:
- the LOC135168270 gene encoding uncharacterized protein LOC135168270 isoform X2 — protein sequence MSLETLLEAARYVEQQEKKRERVASTSSSSDHSFAVAPHSNHHNSNEPRGAKMKRERTEPDDLFCEEKMLIIDEEDPLDISRTNGNHSTTLRSSPIISRGALTNPNTTHTNIHHVTTHHQIHHNNHNSTSHNHYVDNHSTNHNQSTTASVVVDMDSSHDNKKHRNGPCVIRSGTREVHNKLEKNRRAHLKECFEMLKKQLPAQDEKKSSNLSILHAAIRHIQTLRRKERDSEHEMERLAREKIAAQQRIVALKKELSATWDHIDFSTLLQEPSSAIDPLQCKNVSESMDVDVSGLARGGTRYSSTSSLSSAATASSPQNHQTTSTTPSIHNQVATAAVVCQTQGLNLAQNSRESPPASSSPGASTPSIPTPAQEKVTSPPVVQQSHQLHLPISAQMLNTTQGLATIVPTLQHLGSGLRVIPGDTRQLLVTHTTGNSETRPLTLAVQNSGEQGRPLIAVQSTTGSEPRPVALVVHSSAANDNRVTFVHSNLSNQERPLALAVQSSASDVRPVTFVHSGNDARPLVLATHPPPLNVTTQARIRPGDTQTPHKMVGGVTLVGGNGSELTRLPGGAELNILPANGVFRSVKTQPLAVQGGLTLSHAGVSLQTSAGKSMMQSSPSTESIAHIVGQHTTLSGLTPIVTPMTVVSQGNQVTAHILAPSNLAGKMITTPILKSVGQVPLVNAQYLNTTTLVKPVVVVSSSSNSTPSTIASSTQPSVTSHSNV from the exons CACGTG GTGCAAAGATGAAGCGAGAGCGGACCGAGCCAGATGACCTGTTTTGCGAGGAGAAGATGCTCATAATCGATG AGGAGGATCCGCTCGACATTAGCAGAACGAATGGCAACCACTCGACAACCCTCCGAAGCAGTCCTATCATCTCACGTGGAGCACTTACAAATCCAAATACAACTCACACAAACATTCATCACGTTACAACTCATCATCAAATTCATCATAATAACCACAACAGTACATCGCACAATCATTATGTCGATAATCACAGTACAAATCATAATCAGAGTACTACAGCGTCGGTTGTCGTCGACATGGATTCATCGcatgacaataaaaaacatCGGAATgg ACCATGTGTCATAAGATCTGGTACCCGAGAAGTTCACAATAAACTTGAGAAAAACCGTCGTGCCCACCTGAAGGAGTGCTTCGAAATGCTGAAGAAACAACTACCAGCTCaggatgagaaaaaatcatcgaaccTGTCAATCCTGCACGCAGCAATAAGGCATATTCAG ACGTTGAGGAGAAAAGAGAGAGATTCTGAGCACGAGATGGAGAGACTTGCGAGAGAGAAAATAGCTGCTCAACAGAGGATAGTTGCTTTGAAGAAAGAACTCTCTGCCACTTGGGATCATATTGATTTCAGTACATTATTGCAGGAACCAAGCTCAGCCATTGATCCATTGCAATGCAAAAATG TTTCAGAGAGCATGGACGTTGATGTATCAGGATTGGCTCGCGGTGGTACACGATACAGCAGTACCAGTAGTTTAAGTTCTGCAGCAACAGCAAGCTCCCCCCAGAATCATCAAACAACAAGTACAACACCATCAATTCACAATCAAGTAGCAACAGCAGCTGTTGTATGCCAAACCCAGGGATTAAATCTTGCTCAGAATTCACGTGAGAGTCCACCAGCGAGTTCCAGTCCTGGTGCATCAACACCAAGTATTCCAACACCAGCACAAGAAAAAGTAACATCACCACCGGTTGTTCAACAATCTCATCAATTGCATCTACCAATAAGTGCACAGATGTTGAATACAACTCAGGGCTTAGCAACAATAGTACCAACACTTCAGCATCTTGGATCTGGTCTTCGTGTTATACCTGGTGATACTAGGCAATTGTTGGTGACACACACAACTGGTAACAGTGAAACACGACCACTGACACTGGCTGTACAAAATTCAGGGGAACAGGGAAGACCACTCATTGCTGTACAATCGACAACTGGAAGTGAGCCAAGACCAGTTGCACTTGTTGTACATTCATCAGCAGCTAATGACAACCGTGTGACATTTGTGCACTCCAATTTGTCGAATCAGGAGAGACCACTTGCACTTGCTGTACAATCATCAGCTAGTGATGTAAGACCTGTTACTTTTGTACATTCTGGGAATGATGCAAGGCCGCTTGTACTTGCTACACATCCACCACCACTCAATGTCACTA CACAAGCGAGAATAAGGCCAGGGGACACCCAAACCCCCCACAAGATGGTCGGTGGAGTTACGTTGGTAGGAGGCAATGGGTCAGAGTTGACGAGACTTCCTGGAGGTGCTGAGTTGAATATTCTACCTGCTAATGGAGTCTTTCGATCTGTCAAGACACAGCCGTTGGCGGTACAAGGag GATTAACACTGAGCCACGCTGGAGTCTCCCTCCAAACATCCGCTGGCAAGTCAATGATGCAGAGTTCACCGTCCACAGAGAGCATAGCCCACATTGTTGGCCAGCATACAACCCTCTCAGGTCTGACACCAATAGTAACTCCAATGACAGTTGTATCCCAGGGTAATCAAGTAACAGCCCACATTCTCGCCCCCTCGAATCTTGCTGGAAAAATGATAACAACACCGATACTGAAATCCGTGGGTCAAGTGCCACTTGTCAATGCCCAGTATCTCAATACGACGACCCTTGTGAAGCCAGTTGTCGTTGTAAGTTCATCATCAAATTCAACACCATCAACAATAGCTTCCAGTACCCAGCCTTCCGTCACATCGCATTCCAACGTCTGA
- the LOC135168270 gene encoding uncharacterized protein LOC135168270 isoform X3: MKRERTEPDDLFCEEKMLIIDEEDPLDISRTNGNHSTTLRSSPIISRGALTNPNTTHTNIHHVTTHHQIHHNNHNSTSHNHYVDNHSTNHNQSTTASVVVDMDSSHDNKKHRNGPCVIRSGTREVHNKLEKNRRAHLKECFEMLKKQLPAQDEKKSSNLSILHAAIRHIQTLRRKERDSEHEMERLAREKIAAQQRIVALKKELSATWDHIDFSTLLQEPSSAIDPLQCKNVSESMDVDVSGLARGGTRYSSTSSLSSAATASSPQNHQTTSTTPSIHNQVATAAVVCQTQGLNLAQNSRESPPASSSPGASTPSIPTPAQEKVTSPPVVQQSHQLHLPISAQMLNTTQGLATIVPTLQHLGSGLRVIPGDTRQLLVTHTTGNSETRPLTLAVQNSGEQGRPLIAVQSTTGSEPRPVALVVHSSAANDNRVTFVHSNLSNQERPLALAVQSSASDVRPVTFVHSGNDARPLVLATHPPPLNVTTQARIRPGDTQTPHKMVGGVTLVGGNGSELTRLPGGAELNILPANGVFRSVKTQPLAVQGGLTLSHAGVSLQTSAGKSMMQSSPSTESIAHIVGQHTTLSGLTPIVTPMTVVSQGNQVTAHILAPSNLAGKMITTPILKSVGQVPLVNAQYLNTTTLVKPVVVVSSSSNSTPSTIASSTQPSVTSHSNV; this comes from the exons ATGAAGCGAGAGCGGACCGAGCCAGATGACCTGTTTTGCGAGGAGAAGATGCTCATAATCGATG AGGAGGATCCGCTCGACATTAGCAGAACGAATGGCAACCACTCGACAACCCTCCGAAGCAGTCCTATCATCTCACGTGGAGCACTTACAAATCCAAATACAACTCACACAAACATTCATCACGTTACAACTCATCATCAAATTCATCATAATAACCACAACAGTACATCGCACAATCATTATGTCGATAATCACAGTACAAATCATAATCAGAGTACTACAGCGTCGGTTGTCGTCGACATGGATTCATCGcatgacaataaaaaacatCGGAATgg ACCATGTGTCATAAGATCTGGTACCCGAGAAGTTCACAATAAACTTGAGAAAAACCGTCGTGCCCACCTGAAGGAGTGCTTCGAAATGCTGAAGAAACAACTACCAGCTCaggatgagaaaaaatcatcgaaccTGTCAATCCTGCACGCAGCAATAAGGCATATTCAG ACGTTGAGGAGAAAAGAGAGAGATTCTGAGCACGAGATGGAGAGACTTGCGAGAGAGAAAATAGCTGCTCAACAGAGGATAGTTGCTTTGAAGAAAGAACTCTCTGCCACTTGGGATCATATTGATTTCAGTACATTATTGCAGGAACCAAGCTCAGCCATTGATCCATTGCAATGCAAAAATG TTTCAGAGAGCATGGACGTTGATGTATCAGGATTGGCTCGCGGTGGTACACGATACAGCAGTACCAGTAGTTTAAGTTCTGCAGCAACAGCAAGCTCCCCCCAGAATCATCAAACAACAAGTACAACACCATCAATTCACAATCAAGTAGCAACAGCAGCTGTTGTATGCCAAACCCAGGGATTAAATCTTGCTCAGAATTCACGTGAGAGTCCACCAGCGAGTTCCAGTCCTGGTGCATCAACACCAAGTATTCCAACACCAGCACAAGAAAAAGTAACATCACCACCGGTTGTTCAACAATCTCATCAATTGCATCTACCAATAAGTGCACAGATGTTGAATACAACTCAGGGCTTAGCAACAATAGTACCAACACTTCAGCATCTTGGATCTGGTCTTCGTGTTATACCTGGTGATACTAGGCAATTGTTGGTGACACACACAACTGGTAACAGTGAAACACGACCACTGACACTGGCTGTACAAAATTCAGGGGAACAGGGAAGACCACTCATTGCTGTACAATCGACAACTGGAAGTGAGCCAAGACCAGTTGCACTTGTTGTACATTCATCAGCAGCTAATGACAACCGTGTGACATTTGTGCACTCCAATTTGTCGAATCAGGAGAGACCACTTGCACTTGCTGTACAATCATCAGCTAGTGATGTAAGACCTGTTACTTTTGTACATTCTGGGAATGATGCAAGGCCGCTTGTACTTGCTACACATCCACCACCACTCAATGTCACTA CACAAGCGAGAATAAGGCCAGGGGACACCCAAACCCCCCACAAGATGGTCGGTGGAGTTACGTTGGTAGGAGGCAATGGGTCAGAGTTGACGAGACTTCCTGGAGGTGCTGAGTTGAATATTCTACCTGCTAATGGAGTCTTTCGATCTGTCAAGACACAGCCGTTGGCGGTACAAGGag GATTAACACTGAGCCACGCTGGAGTCTCCCTCCAAACATCCGCTGGCAAGTCAATGATGCAGAGTTCACCGTCCACAGAGAGCATAGCCCACATTGTTGGCCAGCATACAACCCTCTCAGGTCTGACACCAATAGTAACTCCAATGACAGTTGTATCCCAGGGTAATCAAGTAACAGCCCACATTCTCGCCCCCTCGAATCTTGCTGGAAAAATGATAACAACACCGATACTGAAATCCGTGGGTCAAGTGCCACTTGTCAATGCCCAGTATCTCAATACGACGACCCTTGTGAAGCCAGTTGTCGTTGTAAGTTCATCATCAAATTCAACACCATCAACAATAGCTTCCAGTACCCAGCCTTCCGTCACATCGCATTCCAACGTCTGA
- the LOC135168270 gene encoding uncharacterized protein LOC135168270 isoform X1: MGVLLMDDSALVHDHGSVMVGKPSNLVGKGVNGSNSDVRGINDNTSGGESKGLPMVGIIDVVSDEGRWTTPAPKKKWIRHYLLEEDPLDISRTNGNHSTTLRSSPIISRGALTNPNTTHTNIHHVTTHHQIHHNNHNSTSHNHYVDNHSTNHNQSTTASVVVDMDSSHDNKKHRNGPCVIRSGTREVHNKLEKNRRAHLKECFEMLKKQLPAQDEKKSSNLSILHAAIRHIQTLRRKERDSEHEMERLAREKIAAQQRIVALKKELSATWDHIDFSTLLQEPSSAIDPLQCKNVSESMDVDVSGLARGGTRYSSTSSLSSAATASSPQNHQTTSTTPSIHNQVATAAVVCQTQGLNLAQNSRESPPASSSPGASTPSIPTPAQEKVTSPPVVQQSHQLHLPISAQMLNTTQGLATIVPTLQHLGSGLRVIPGDTRQLLVTHTTGNSETRPLTLAVQNSGEQGRPLIAVQSTTGSEPRPVALVVHSSAANDNRVTFVHSNLSNQERPLALAVQSSASDVRPVTFVHSGNDARPLVLATHPPPLNVTTQARIRPGDTQTPHKMVGGVTLVGGNGSELTRLPGGAELNILPANGVFRSVKTQPLAVQGGLTLSHAGVSLQTSAGKSMMQSSPSTESIAHIVGQHTTLSGLTPIVTPMTVVSQGNQVTAHILAPSNLAGKMITTPILKSVGQVPLVNAQYLNTTTLVKPVVVVSSSSNSTPSTIASSTQPSVTSHSNV, translated from the exons ATGGGCGTTTTGTTGATGGATGATAGTGCATTGGTACATGATCACGGTAGTGTTATGGTTGGTAAGCCATCCAATTTGGTTGGCAAAGGTGTTAATGGGAGTAACAGTGACGTGAGGGGTATTAACGATAATACGTCCGGGGGTGAGTCGAAGGGGCTTCCGATGGTTGGAATCATTGACGTTGTCAGTGACGAGGGACGTTGGACAACACCTGCGCCTAAGAAAAAATGGATACGTCATTATCTTCTGG AGGAGGATCCGCTCGACATTAGCAGAACGAATGGCAACCACTCGACAACCCTCCGAAGCAGTCCTATCATCTCACGTGGAGCACTTACAAATCCAAATACAACTCACACAAACATTCATCACGTTACAACTCATCATCAAATTCATCATAATAACCACAACAGTACATCGCACAATCATTATGTCGATAATCACAGTACAAATCATAATCAGAGTACTACAGCGTCGGTTGTCGTCGACATGGATTCATCGcatgacaataaaaaacatCGGAATgg ACCATGTGTCATAAGATCTGGTACCCGAGAAGTTCACAATAAACTTGAGAAAAACCGTCGTGCCCACCTGAAGGAGTGCTTCGAAATGCTGAAGAAACAACTACCAGCTCaggatgagaaaaaatcatcgaaccTGTCAATCCTGCACGCAGCAATAAGGCATATTCAG ACGTTGAGGAGAAAAGAGAGAGATTCTGAGCACGAGATGGAGAGACTTGCGAGAGAGAAAATAGCTGCTCAACAGAGGATAGTTGCTTTGAAGAAAGAACTCTCTGCCACTTGGGATCATATTGATTTCAGTACATTATTGCAGGAACCAAGCTCAGCCATTGATCCATTGCAATGCAAAAATG TTTCAGAGAGCATGGACGTTGATGTATCAGGATTGGCTCGCGGTGGTACACGATACAGCAGTACCAGTAGTTTAAGTTCTGCAGCAACAGCAAGCTCCCCCCAGAATCATCAAACAACAAGTACAACACCATCAATTCACAATCAAGTAGCAACAGCAGCTGTTGTATGCCAAACCCAGGGATTAAATCTTGCTCAGAATTCACGTGAGAGTCCACCAGCGAGTTCCAGTCCTGGTGCATCAACACCAAGTATTCCAACACCAGCACAAGAAAAAGTAACATCACCACCGGTTGTTCAACAATCTCATCAATTGCATCTACCAATAAGTGCACAGATGTTGAATACAACTCAGGGCTTAGCAACAATAGTACCAACACTTCAGCATCTTGGATCTGGTCTTCGTGTTATACCTGGTGATACTAGGCAATTGTTGGTGACACACACAACTGGTAACAGTGAAACACGACCACTGACACTGGCTGTACAAAATTCAGGGGAACAGGGAAGACCACTCATTGCTGTACAATCGACAACTGGAAGTGAGCCAAGACCAGTTGCACTTGTTGTACATTCATCAGCAGCTAATGACAACCGTGTGACATTTGTGCACTCCAATTTGTCGAATCAGGAGAGACCACTTGCACTTGCTGTACAATCATCAGCTAGTGATGTAAGACCTGTTACTTTTGTACATTCTGGGAATGATGCAAGGCCGCTTGTACTTGCTACACATCCACCACCACTCAATGTCACTA CACAAGCGAGAATAAGGCCAGGGGACACCCAAACCCCCCACAAGATGGTCGGTGGAGTTACGTTGGTAGGAGGCAATGGGTCAGAGTTGACGAGACTTCCTGGAGGTGCTGAGTTGAATATTCTACCTGCTAATGGAGTCTTTCGATCTGTCAAGACACAGCCGTTGGCGGTACAAGGag GATTAACACTGAGCCACGCTGGAGTCTCCCTCCAAACATCCGCTGGCAAGTCAATGATGCAGAGTTCACCGTCCACAGAGAGCATAGCCCACATTGTTGGCCAGCATACAACCCTCTCAGGTCTGACACCAATAGTAACTCCAATGACAGTTGTATCCCAGGGTAATCAAGTAACAGCCCACATTCTCGCCCCCTCGAATCTTGCTGGAAAAATGATAACAACACCGATACTGAAATCCGTGGGTCAAGTGCCACTTGTCAATGCCCAGTATCTCAATACGACGACCCTTGTGAAGCCAGTTGTCGTTGTAAGTTCATCATCAAATTCAACACCATCAACAATAGCTTCCAGTACCCAGCCTTCCGTCACATCGCATTCCAACGTCTGA